A single genomic interval of Lentimicrobium saccharophilum harbors:
- a CDS encoding ExbD/TolR family protein, with product MARFKKEKSGDLPAISTASMPDIIFMLLFFFMVTTTMREVTLKVRNTMPEATEVQKLEKKALVSFIYIGPPYQSNLYGTESRIQLNDSFRTVADIAEFIYTEREARVEADRPLLTTSLKVDREVKMGVVTDVKQELRKVGAFKINYSTRKKAAKSQD from the coding sequence ATGGCACGGTTTAAGAAAGAAAAGTCAGGTGATTTACCTGCAATCAGCACTGCTTCGATGCCAGACATCATTTTTATGCTGCTATTCTTCTTCATGGTAACCACAACCATGCGTGAAGTTACCCTGAAGGTACGCAACACAATGCCTGAGGCCACCGAAGTTCAGAAACTGGAGAAAAAAGCACTGGTAAGTTTTATTTACATTGGTCCTCCTTATCAATCGAATCTCTACGGAACGGAATCGCGTATTCAGCTGAACGACAGTTTCCGCACCGTGGCCGACATCGCTGAATTCATATATACTGAAAGGGAAGCCCGTGTTGAAGCCGACCGTCCGCTGCTGACAACTTCACTTAAAGTTGACAGAGAGGTGAAAATGGGCGTTGTTACTGATGTTAAACAGGAACTTCGTAAAGTCGGCGCCTTTAAAATCAACTACTCTACCCGTAAAAAAGCGGCTAAATCACAAGATTAA
- a CDS encoding Yip1 family protein, with product MKFCTSCGSELREGVKFCPSCGKPIQAESQPQSPVNQPVTPPPPPVYQAPQPAYEEPVYGTTKHTNLIQRVINIIIKPKEEWRVIASEKPDTTKLLVGYALILAAIPAIASFIKFGVIGVTYWGYTSRSIAGGIQYGLVQLLSALIGVYILAWIIDLLAPSFDSKKDFGRSLQLAVYSTTPQWLAGILLILGTSMSILVLLIGLYAIYLLAVGMPVLKETPKEKVVGYVVVTIIAMIVLTFVVALIIGAIVGLFFGAKMMGM from the coding sequence ATGAAATTCTGTACAAGTTGTGGTAGTGAACTTCGCGAGGGCGTGAAATTCTGTCCCTCATGCGGCAAACCGATCCAGGCTGAGAGCCAGCCTCAATCCCCGGTCAACCAGCCCGTAACCCCGCCTCCCCCTCCGGTTTATCAGGCGCCTCAGCCGGCTTATGAAGAACCTGTTTACGGAACAACGAAACATACAAACCTTATTCAAAGGGTGATCAACATCATTATCAAGCCCAAAGAAGAATGGAGGGTAATTGCTTCGGAAAAGCCTGACACCACAAAGTTGCTGGTTGGTTACGCCCTGATCCTGGCTGCCATCCCGGCAATTGCTTCCTTTATCAAATTCGGGGTAATCGGGGTAACTTACTGGGGATATACCTCGCGCAGCATTGCCGGCGGCATTCAGTACGGACTTGTTCAGTTGCTCTCGGCCCTGATCGGCGTGTACATTCTTGCCTGGATCATTGATCTGCTTGCACCGTCCTTTGACTCAAAAAAAGATTTCGGAAGATCATTGCAACTGGCTGTATATTCCACAACGCCTCAATGGCTGGCCGGTATCCTTTTAATCCTGGGTACAAGTATGAGCATATTGGTACTGCTTATCGGACTATATGCCATTTACCTGCTGGCGGTTGGAATGCCGGTTCTTAAGGAGACCCCGAAAGAAAAAGTTGTGGGATATGTTGTTGTAACCATCATCGCCATGATTGTGCTGACATTTGTTGTCGCGCTGATTATCGGAGCTATTGTCGGCCTGTTCTTTGGCGCCAAAATGATGGGTATGTAA
- the mnmA gene encoding tRNA 2-thiouridine(34) synthase MnmA, whose product MQIAALVSGGVDSSVMLHLLKEQGYEPVIFYILIGMKDKEGFLDCPSEEDIEITTWLSKKYGLRMEVVTLQEEYWNSVVAYTIDSVKKGLTPNPDVMCNRMIKFGSFNDKYGKDFDAIATGHYASTQFRDGIKYLATAKDKFKDQTDFLAQITYAQLQKLMFPIGGLPKSEVRRIAAEARLPSAGRKDSQGICFLGKVNYNDFIRKYVGEKEGNIVELETGKILGKHKGYWFHTIGQRKGLGLSQGPWFVVKKDTEENVVYVSNGYDPLTQYRNSIQLKGFHFISGNPWHDLSRPADITFKIRHTPEFNKGRLVFTGSGAVIESEVPVSGVAAGQFGVVYDAAGELCYGSGEIDWQ is encoded by the coding sequence ATGCAAATCGCCGCCCTCGTATCCGGCGGAGTCGACAGCTCCGTAATGCTCCACCTGCTGAAAGAGCAGGGTTATGAGCCTGTGATCTTTTATATCCTTATCGGGATGAAGGACAAGGAAGGCTTTCTGGACTGCCCTTCGGAAGAGGATATTGAAATCACCACCTGGCTTTCGAAAAAATACGGGCTGCGCATGGAAGTGGTGACCCTGCAGGAAGAGTACTGGAACAGCGTGGTAGCCTATACGATTGATTCCGTAAAGAAAGGACTGACGCCCAACCCGGATGTGATGTGCAACCGCATGATCAAATTCGGCAGTTTCAACGATAAATACGGCAAAGACTTCGATGCGATTGCCACGGGGCATTACGCTTCAACCCAGTTCAGGGATGGCATCAAGTACCTGGCAACTGCAAAAGATAAGTTCAAGGACCAGACCGATTTCCTGGCCCAGATTACCTATGCGCAGCTGCAGAAACTGATGTTTCCGATTGGCGGGCTGCCTAAATCCGAGGTTCGCAGGATTGCCGCTGAAGCCCGGCTGCCCAGCGCCGGCCGCAAGGACAGTCAGGGCATTTGTTTCCTGGGAAAGGTGAACTACAACGATTTTATCCGGAAGTATGTGGGTGAAAAGGAAGGAAATATCGTGGAGCTGGAGACCGGGAAAATCCTGGGCAAACACAAAGGGTACTGGTTTCATACCATCGGACAGCGCAAGGGGCTGGGGCTAAGCCAAGGCCCCTGGTTTGTGGTGAAAAAGGATACGGAAGAAAACGTGGTTTACGTCTCGAACGGTTACGACCCCCTGACCCAGTACCGCAACAGCATTCAGCTTAAGGGATTCCATTTTATCTCGGGCAACCCCTGGCATGATTTGAGCCGGCCCGCGGATATTACCTTCAAGATCCGCCACACGCCCGAATTTAACAAGGGTAGACTGGTATTTACCGGAAGCGGGGCCGTTATAGAATCGGAAGTACCCGTTTCGGGGGTGGCCGCCGGACAGTTTGGCGTGGTTTACGATGCTGCGGGCGAACTCTGTTACGGCAGCGGGGAAATTGACTGGCAATAA
- a CDS encoding DEAD/DEAH box helicase: MNPQALLKKYFGYDHFRLNQEEVIISASARKDTLIIMPTGGGKSVCYQITALMKEGVYILVYPLIALMKDQLDGSPNNKTPGNKYRASLKSYAGGFYPFSTPSSLPTLVKAAIHLSRCSRLWAAEI; the protein is encoded by the coding sequence ATGAACCCTCAGGCATTACTTAAGAAATACTTCGGTTACGATCATTTCCGCCTCAACCAGGAGGAAGTGATTATATCGGCATCAGCCCGCAAAGACACTCTGATAATTATGCCAACCGGAGGCGGGAAATCAGTTTGCTATCAGATTACGGCACTGATGAAAGAGGGGGTATATATCTTAGTCTATCCCCTGATCGCGCTGATGAAAGATCAGCTTGACGGAAGCCCCAACAACAAAACGCCCGGCAATAAATACCGGGCGTCCTTAAAATCGTACGCGGGAGGATTTTATCCCTTCAGTACTCCAAGTTCCTTACCAACTTTGGTAAAGGCTGCAATACATTTATCCAGATGCTCGCGCTTGTGGGCGGCTGAGATCTGA
- a CDS encoding UDP-2,3-diacylglucosamine diphosphatase: MQSSKKILQEKHYKTIVVSDVHLGTKNSGARQLVRFLKKNSCDTLILNGDIIDGWRLKRSGKWQKKHSRFFRLIINILDQKKTRIIYIRGNHDDFLDQFIPFTSGKFSIVKDYILESGNMRYYVCHGDIFDLFTSRLRFVAKLGDTGYTFLLWLNRRINRYRIHKGKPYYSFSQAVKHKVKSAVSFISNFENEMCRIARYNMCHGIICGHIHQPANKMIDHIHYMNSGDWVESMTALTEDYQGKWEVYYYIESTPDLSNVVFPEN; this comes from the coding sequence TTGCAATCAAGTAAAAAAATATTGCAGGAAAAACATTACAAAACCATTGTTGTATCTGATGTGCACCTGGGAACAAAGAACTCCGGGGCAAGGCAACTGGTAAGATTTCTGAAAAAAAACAGCTGCGATACGCTCATCCTTAACGGAGACATTATTGATGGCTGGCGGCTGAAACGTTCAGGAAAATGGCAGAAAAAGCACAGCCGATTTTTCAGGCTGATTATCAACATTCTGGATCAAAAAAAAACAAGGATTATATATATCCGGGGGAATCATGATGATTTCCTGGATCAATTCATCCCTTTCACCTCCGGAAAATTCTCAATTGTGAAGGATTATATCCTCGAATCCGGCAACATGCGTTATTACGTTTGTCATGGTGACATTTTTGACCTGTTTACAAGCCGGCTGCGTTTTGTGGCAAAGCTTGGAGACACAGGCTATACTTTCCTCCTCTGGTTGAACCGCCGGATCAACAGATACCGGATCCACAAAGGCAAACCTTACTATTCCTTTTCTCAGGCTGTGAAACACAAAGTTAAAAGCGCAGTTTCATTTATCAGCAATTTCGAAAATGAAATGTGCAGGATAGCCCGCTATAATATGTGCCATGGAATCATCTGCGGGCACATCCACCAGCCTGCCAACAAAATGATTGACCATATCCATTATATGAACTCCGGGGACTGGGTTGAGAGTATGACTGCCCTGACAGAGGATTATCAAGGCAAGTGGGAAGTATATTATTATATTGAAAGTACGCCTGATTTAAGCAATGTAGTATTCCCTGAAAATTGA
- the kbl gene encoding glycine C-acetyltransferase: MYDRLQAHLQKELADIREAGLYKNERVITTPQGAEIKVNSGAEVLNFCANNYLGLSNNPKLIAAAKEALDSHGYGLSSVRFICGTQDLHKRLEAKIAEFFGTEDTILYAACFDANGGVFEPLLGEEDAIISDSLNHASIIDGVRLCKAQRYRYANADMADLEEQLKLAQAQRFRLIVTDGVFSMDGNVAPMDKIHELAQKYDAMVMVDECHSAGVVGETGRGVTELFNIRGKIEIITGTLGKAFGGAIGGFTTGKKEIIEMLRQRSRPYLFSNSIPPTVASAGIKMFDMMAETNELQDRLHENTAYFVKRMVDAGFDIKPTRSAICAVMLYDAKLSQDMAAKLLDEGIYVIGFYYPVVPKGQARIRVQISAAHKREHLDKCIAAFTKVGKELGVLKG, translated from the coding sequence ATGTACGATCGTCTTCAGGCCCATCTGCAGAAAGAACTGGCCGACATCCGGGAAGCCGGACTCTACAAGAATGAACGGGTTATCACCACTCCCCAGGGAGCTGAAATCAAGGTGAACAGCGGCGCCGAAGTGCTGAACTTCTGTGCAAACAACTACCTCGGATTATCCAACAATCCCAAGCTGATCGCCGCCGCCAAGGAAGCCCTCGATTCCCACGGTTACGGACTATCGTCGGTTCGTTTTATCTGCGGCACCCAGGACCTTCACAAAAGGCTGGAAGCCAAGATTGCCGAATTTTTCGGCACGGAAGATACCATTCTGTATGCAGCCTGCTTCGATGCCAACGGTGGTGTGTTTGAACCCCTTCTCGGTGAAGAGGATGCCATTATTTCTGATTCCCTGAACCACGCATCCATCATCGACGGCGTTCGGCTCTGCAAGGCACAGCGCTACCGTTATGCCAACGCCGATATGGCCGATCTGGAAGAGCAGCTGAAACTTGCTCAGGCCCAGCGCTTCAGGCTGATCGTTACCGACGGCGTATTCTCTATGGACGGAAACGTCGCCCCTATGGACAAAATTCACGAACTGGCACAGAAATACGATGCCATGGTGATGGTTGACGAATGTCACTCTGCCGGCGTGGTTGGCGAAACCGGTCGCGGGGTAACCGAGCTTTTCAACATCCGCGGAAAGATTGAAATCATCACCGGTACGCTGGGCAAGGCCTTTGGCGGCGCCATCGGCGGATTTACCACCGGTAAAAAGGAAATCATCGAAATGCTGCGTCAGCGTTCACGTCCTTACCTCTTTTCAAATTCCATCCCGCCCACCGTTGCTTCCGCCGGTATCAAAATGTTTGATATGATGGCCGAAACCAATGAACTGCAGGATCGTTTGCACGAGAATACCGCTTATTTCGTGAAGAGGATGGTGGATGCGGGATTTGACATCAAACCAACCCGCAGCGCCATTTGCGCCGTGATGCTTTACGATGCCAAACTGAGCCAGGATATGGCCGCTAAATTATTGGACGAAGGAATTTACGTGATCGGATTCTACTACCCGGTTGTGCCCAAAGGACAGGCCCGTATCCGCGTTCAGATCTCAGCCGCCCACAAGCGCGAGCATCTGGATAAATGTATTGCAGCCTTTACCAAAGTTGGTAAGGAACTTGGAGTACTGAAGGGATAA
- a CDS encoding MBL fold metallo-hydrolase RNA specificity domain-containing protein, translating to MKLQFLGAAREVTGSRHLITTEAGKKILLDCGVYQGKGLETDAMNRDLGVDPAEVDHIILSHAHIDHSGLIPYMYRHGFRGSVVCTNATRDLCSIMLPDSGHIQENDNYYFNKKRARQGLKPVEPLYTLDDARKCMELFIGVPYNRKFNIDNDIRVKFTNTGHMLGSGVISIEIRDKGDFVRIAYTGDIGRPENRILRPPDAFPQCDYLITEATYGDRLHPARQDAEAELLRVVTETCADKKGKLIIPSFAIGRTQELVYTLNNYFNEGKLPRVKIYVDSPLAVNATDIFRLHTDTLNRDVQEVMENDPDPFGFSSLQYIKSADDSKKLNTLNEPCVIISASGMMEAGRIKHHLANNLSNPKNTVLAVGYCSPSTLGARILRGDPEVSIFGVIHQVRAKIERIEAFSGHGDYQEMISYLGCQSKEKIKKTFLVHGDADATTAYRSHLHDAGFDKVEIPVLKQVYNL from the coding sequence ATGAAACTTCAATTTTTAGGCGCTGCCAGGGAGGTAACCGGAAGCCGGCACCTTATTACCACAGAAGCAGGAAAAAAAATCCTGCTCGACTGCGGGGTATATCAGGGAAAGGGGCTTGAAACCGATGCCATGAACCGCGATCTGGGTGTGGATCCGGCGGAAGTCGACCACATCATTCTGTCGCACGCCCACATCGACCATTCGGGATTGATCCCGTATATGTACCGTCACGGTTTCAGGGGGTCGGTAGTGTGTACCAATGCCACCCGCGATTTATGCTCAATCATGCTTCCCGACAGCGGGCACATTCAGGAGAACGATAACTACTATTTCAACAAGAAGAGGGCCCGTCAGGGACTGAAGCCTGTTGAACCGCTGTATACCCTCGACGATGCCCGCAAATGTATGGAGTTGTTTATCGGGGTTCCTTACAACCGTAAGTTCAACATCGACAACGATATCAGGGTGAAATTCACCAATACCGGCCATATGCTGGGCAGCGGGGTTATCAGCATTGAAATACGTGACAAGGGCGATTTTGTCCGGATAGCCTACACCGGCGACATCGGCAGGCCTGAAAACCGCATCCTGCGTCCACCCGATGCTTTTCCGCAGTGTGATTACCTTATTACTGAAGCTACCTATGGCGACCGCCTGCATCCGGCGAGGCAGGATGCTGAAGCTGAACTTCTGCGCGTGGTTACCGAAACCTGTGCTGACAAAAAGGGGAAGCTGATTATCCCTTCATTTGCCATTGGCCGTACCCAGGAGTTAGTTTATACCCTGAATAACTATTTCAATGAGGGAAAGCTGCCAAGAGTGAAAATCTATGTAGATAGTCCGCTGGCGGTCAATGCTACCGATATCTTCCGTCTGCACACAGACACCCTCAACCGCGACGTACAGGAAGTAATGGAAAATGATCCGGATCCTTTCGGCTTCAGTTCGCTGCAATACATTAAGAGTGCGGATGACTCCAAAAAGCTGAATACACTGAATGAACCCTGCGTGATCATTTCTGCATCGGGTATGATGGAAGCCGGACGGATCAAGCACCACCTTGCCAATAACCTGAGCAATCCGAAGAACACCGTGCTGGCTGTCGGTTACTGCAGCCCGTCAACCCTTGGGGCGCGGATTCTGAGGGGAGATCCTGAAGTATCTATTTTCGGGGTGATTCACCAGGTCAGGGCAAAGATTGAGCGGATCGAAGCATTCAGCGGCCATGGTGATTACCAGGAGATGATCAGTTATCTGGGATGTCAGTCGAAGGAAAAGATTAAAAAGACATTTCTGGTTCATGGAGATGCGGATGCAACAACTGCCTACCGGTCACACCTTCACGATGCAGGGTTCGACAAAGTGGAAATCCCTGTGTTAAAGCAGGTTTATAATTTATAG
- a CDS encoding NAD-dependent epimerase/dehydratase family protein, with protein sequence MKNILVIGSVGQIGSELTLELRKRYGNGNVVAGYRSTLPTGELLESGPAEVVDATNAQQIADVVKKYKIDTIYNLAAILSAVGESKPQVAWNIGIGGLMNCLEVAREYGCAVSTPSSIGAFGGGTPLDNTPQDTIMRPQTMYGVSKVAGELLSDYYFKRFGVDTRSVRYPGIISNVTLPGGGTTDYAVEIYYEAIKHKKFTCPLGAGTFLDMMYMPDAIEAAIDLMEADPSKLKHRNSFNVTAMSFDPEIIAAEIKKHIPGFEMTYNVDPMKQAIANSWPNSMDDSAARHEWGWNPKWNLRAMTEDMLKVIGEKHAKGLI encoded by the coding sequence ATGAAAAACATTTTAGTTATTGGCTCGGTGGGCCAGATCGGATCAGAACTCACCCTTGAACTTCGCAAAAGATATGGCAACGGCAATGTAGTTGCCGGATACCGCTCAACCTTACCCACCGGCGAACTGCTGGAATCGGGCCCCGCTGAGGTGGTTGACGCCACCAATGCCCAACAGATTGCTGATGTTGTTAAAAAGTATAAAATAGACACCATCTATAACCTGGCAGCCATTCTCTCGGCAGTGGGTGAAAGCAAACCCCAGGTTGCCTGGAATATCGGCATCGGCGGACTGATGAACTGCCTTGAGGTAGCCCGCGAATATGGCTGCGCCGTTTCAACCCCCAGCTCCATCGGCGCTTTCGGCGGTGGCACTCCCCTTGACAACACCCCACAGGATACCATCATGCGTCCGCAGACCATGTACGGCGTTTCAAAGGTTGCCGGTGAGCTGCTGAGCGATTACTATTTCAAACGTTTTGGCGTGGACACCCGTTCGGTCCGTTACCCGGGCATTATTTCAAACGTTACCCTGCCAGGCGGCGGCACCACCGATTACGCCGTTGAAATTTATTATGAGGCCATCAAACATAAAAAGTTCACCTGTCCGCTGGGCGCCGGCACCTTCCTCGATATGATGTACATGCCCGATGCCATCGAAGCCGCCATCGACCTGATGGAAGCCGATCCTTCAAAACTGAAGCACAGGAACTCCTTCAACGTGACCGCCATGAGCTTCGATCCGGAGATTATTGCCGCAGAAATTAAAAAGCATATTCCCGGTTTCGAAATGACCTACAATGTTGATCCCATGAAACAGGCCATCGCCAATTCGTGGCCCAACAGCATGGACGACAGTGCCGCCCGCCATGAGTGGGGCTGGAACCCGAAATGGAACCTCCGCGCCATGACCGAAGATATGCTGAAGGTGATCGGCGAGAAACATGCCAAAGGACTTATCTAA
- a CDS encoding nucleoside recognition domain-containing protein codes for MVLNYIWVAFFIIAFIVGLFRLIFMGDVSIFPEMMNSTFEMAKTGFEISLGLTGVMTLWMGLMKVGESGGIVNLMSKAVGPLFSRLFPEIPKGHPASGSIMMNIAANLLGLDNAATPLGLKAMTQLQELNKDKDTASNAMIMFLVLNASGLTLIPVSIMVYRAQLGAADPSDVFIPILLATFCSTLTGIVAVSAFQKINLFNRVILAYLGGFTLLIASIIWYFSTISQEQVTVISSVAGNLILFGIIFSFITLGLVKRINVYESFIEGAKEGFSISIRIIPYLVAILVAVGVFRTCGAMDFLVQGIGSGFAALGMNTDFVDALPTAFMKPLSGSGARGMMVDTMKQYGADSFAGRLSCVFQGAADTTFYIVAVYFGSVGIKKTRYAITAGLLADLAGVIAAIFVAYLFFH; via the coding sequence ATGGTTCTGAATTACATCTGGGTAGCTTTTTTTATCATCGCTTTTATAGTAGGGCTGTTCCGGCTGATTTTCATGGGAGATGTGTCTATTTTCCCGGAAATGATGAACAGCACTTTTGAGATGGCCAAAACCGGATTTGAGATTTCGCTGGGGCTTACCGGGGTGATGACCCTGTGGATGGGACTGATGAAGGTGGGTGAATCGGGCGGTATTGTCAACCTGATGTCAAAAGCCGTCGGGCCGCTCTTCAGCCGGCTGTTCCCCGAAATCCCCAAAGGCCACCCGGCCAGCGGATCCATTATGATGAATATCGCCGCCAATCTGCTGGGGCTCGACAATGCCGCAACACCGCTGGGATTAAAAGCCATGACCCAGTTGCAGGAGCTGAACAAGGACAAGGATACGGCAAGCAATGCCATGATCATGTTCCTGGTGCTGAATGCATCGGGACTAACACTTATCCCCGTGAGCATTATGGTTTACCGGGCACAGCTGGGGGCCGCCGACCCCTCCGATGTGTTTATTCCCATCCTGCTGGCGACCTTCTGCTCCACACTTACCGGAATTGTCGCGGTATCGGCATTTCAGAAAATAAACCTGTTCAACAGGGTGATCCTCGCTTACCTGGGAGGATTTACGCTGCTGATCGCGTCCATTATCTGGTACTTCAGCACCATCTCTCAGGAACAGGTAACGGTGATTTCCTCCGTAGCCGGAAATCTTATCCTTTTCGGGATCATTTTCTCATTCATTACCCTGGGGCTGGTCAAACGGATCAACGTTTATGAGTCGTTTATCGAAGGGGCAAAAGAAGGTTTCAGCATCAGCATCCGGATCATTCCCTACCTGGTTGCCATACTGGTAGCCGTAGGCGTTTTCAGGACCTGCGGTGCCATGGACTTTCTGGTACAGGGGATAGGAAGTGGTTTTGCCGCCCTGGGCATGAACACTGACTTTGTGGATGCCCTGCCCACCGCCTTTATGAAACCGCTCAGTGGCTCAGGTGCAAGAGGCATGATGGTGGATACCATGAAACAATATGGCGCGGATTCATTTGCAGGAAGGTTATCCTGTGTCTTTCAGGGCGCCGCCGATACCACCTTTTATATTGTTGCCGTCTATTTCGGATCCGTTGGCATTAAAAAGACCCGCTACGCCATCACCGCCGGACTGCTGGCCGACCTGGCAGGAGTAATAGCCGCCATTTTTGTAGCGTACTTGTTTTTTCACTGA
- a CDS encoding ExbD/TolR family protein, with protein MARKVPEINAGSMADISFLLLIFFLVTTTMDVDSGIVRRLPPPPDPTAETPDVKERNVFNVLVNKSDRLFVESRWGDISTLRAEAKEFLANPGNREDLPEKKLETIPFLGEYPVSKGIISLKNDRGTSYDMYIQVQNELTAAVNELRDELSRQKFGVKFSELSQEYTDAIQKAIPMSISEAEPEDIGGTK; from the coding sequence ATGGCAAGAAAAGTTCCCGAAATTAATGCCGGGTCAATGGCGGATATCTCCTTCCTCCTGCTGATCTTCTTCCTGGTTACCACAACCATGGATGTGGACTCAGGTATCGTCAGGAGATTACCTCCTCCCCCGGATCCCACGGCCGAAACTCCGGATGTTAAAGAGCGCAATGTTTTTAATGTGCTGGTCAATAAAAGCGACCGTCTGTTTGTAGAAAGCAGATGGGGCGACATCAGCACCCTGCGCGCAGAAGCAAAAGAGTTCCTGGCAAATCCCGGTAACCGTGAAGACCTTCCTGAGAAAAAACTTGAGACCATTCCCTTCCTGGGTGAATACCCGGTTTCGAAAGGCATCATCTCGCTTAAAAATGACAGGGGCACCTCGTATGATATGTACATTCAGGTACAAAACGAGTTGACCGCGGCAGTGAATGAACTCAGGGACGAACTCTCAAGACAAAAATTCGGGGTTAAATTTTCTGAATTAAGTCAGGAATATACTGACGCCATTCAGAAAGCCATCCCGATGTCAATTTCTGAAGCTGAACCTGAAGATATAGGAGGGACAAAGTAA